A genomic stretch from Bos javanicus breed banteng chromosome 29, ARS-OSU_banteng_1.0, whole genome shotgun sequence includes:
- the LOC133241683 gene encoding interferon-induced transmembrane protein 3-like produces the protein MNRTSQLLLTGAHGAVPPAYEVLKEEHEVAVLGAPQSQAPLTTTVINIRSDTAVPDHIVWSLFNTIFMNWCCLGFVAFAYSVKSRDRKMVGDITGAQSYASTAKCLNICSLVLGILLTVVLIVLVSTGSLMIVQAVSELMQNYGGH, from the exons ATGAACCGCACATCCCAGCTCTTACTCACTGGGGCCCACGGGGCGGTGCCCCCAGCCTATGAGGTGCTCAAGGAGGAGCACGAGGTGGCCGTGCTGGGGGCGCCCCAGAGCCAGGCGCCCCTGACGACCACGGTGATCAACATCCGCAGCGACACCGCCGTGCCCGACCACATCGTGTGGTCCCTGTTCAACACCATCTTCATGAACTGGTGCTGCCTGGGCTTCGTGGCATTCGCCTACTCTGTGAAG TCTAGGGACCGGAAGATGGTCGGCGACATCACTGGGGCCCAGAGCTACGCCTCCACCGCCAAATGCCTGAACATCTGCTCCCTGGTCCTGGGCATCCTTCTGACTGTCGTCCTCATCGTCCTCGTGTCCACCGGCTCCCTGATGATCGTTCAGGCAGTCTCGGAGCTCATGCAGAACTACGGAGGCCACTAG
- the LOC133241680 gene encoding interferon-induced transmembrane protein 1-like — protein MRSSSSHLRQHIQETKLLGRPSPQPRCSCLHPDHICAGSALGNTRLDPAPQLQCLVPSAPEMIKEEHEVAVLGAPQSQAPLTTTVINIRSDTAVPDHIVWSLFNTIFLNWCCLGFVAFAYSVKSRDRKMVGDITGAQSYASTAKCLNIWALVLGIFLTIGSIVLLIFVYMAAYETALRMSRHGGY, from the exons ATGCGCAGCAGTTCCTCCCACCTCCGGCAACACATTCAAGAAACGAAACTACTGGGcaggcccagcccccagccccggtGCTCCTGCCTACATCCGGACCACATCTGCGCCGGCTCTGCCTTGGGGAACACACGTCTCGATCCTGCTCCTCAGCTTCAGTGCTTGGTTCCCTCTGCGCCAGAGATGATCAAGGAGGAGCACGAGGTGGCCGTGCTGGGGGCGCCCCAGAGCCAGGCGCCCCTGACGACCACGGTGATCAACATCCGCAGCGACACCGCCGTGCCCGACCACATCGTGTGGTCCCTGTTCAACACCATCTTCCTGAACTGGTGCTGCCTGGGCTTCGTGGCATTCGCCTACTCTGTGAAG TCTAGGGACCGGAAGATGGTCGGCGACATCACTGGGGCCCAGAGCTACGCCTCTACCGCCAAGTGCCTGAACATCTGGGCCCTGGTCCTGGGCATCTTTCTGACTATTGGATCGATCGTTCTTCTCATTTTTGTCTACATGGCAGCCTACGAGACGGCTTTGCGAATGAGTAGACATGGAGGCTACTAG